CGCTTACCGCGCTCATCCTCATATCGATCGGGAAAGTGAATCAGCTTTGCCTCTGATCGGAGTTCAAATCCGCCCAGGACGGCTGCACTCGCTCCTGCCATTGATTTCTGAGCGACTTCCACGGCAGATTGCAGGGTATCCAGTGGTGCCTCAATCAAGATGGCGTCATGAACGGGGGCACAGATTTGAATTCCACACCCAATTGCATAGCTGCAGGCCAGGCGCAGCATTTCCGCCCCATTGGCCTGCATGGGAAAATTCCGCAGGGAACGTGAATTGCTCTCCGACCCAATATGGAGCGTCCACCCAAAAGCGGTTGAGATGCGACTTTGGAGCATCGCGTAGTCGACCGCGGCATCGGACCATCGCCAGAATCTGCGGTACGTTTTATGGTGGAGCTGAAGGAGGTCGCGTGCAACGACGGGGGGCTGCGCGATCCGTGCGGCTAGTGACTCAGCCCCCATCCCATACTGGACTGCAAGCACGCAGGCCTTGAATTGCTCCCGCAACGATCCGTGAGTCTGCTTTGTCCCATCCGTCGGAATAGCGCCGGCCTGTTTCCCAAATGCCAGGTAAGGGTCACCAGAACAATAGGCTTCGATCATCGCATCGTCGCCGGATAGCGCGGCAGCAATTCCGAATTCTTGCTGTGCCCAGTCTATGTACGCCAGCCCGTGGCCCGGCTCCGGCCGGATCAATCCTCTTAGCCACACAGCAGGTCCGAAGATGAATTTGCTATTGCTGGGCTGGTTTCGTCCTGTGCGAGAGCTGAAGGCAGACAATAGACATCGATTCCGGCCATCCTTGCCAACCGTCAAATCAGACAGCCGCATCTGTGACAACGAGACACGTAGCTCTCGCATTGGCGCGACCGCCGGATACACGCGCGCCATTTCACGGAAAGTATCATCATCAAGCGCAAGTGCTCCGGATGTAAGAAGTGGCCATGGAATCTTCTGTCTGGAAAGCCAACTTGCCCACCGATCACTCTTAAATGTTTGGCCCTCAAAGACTTGATAATCCCGGTCGATCCGATCGATA
This sequence is a window from Terriglobia bacterium. Protein-coding genes within it:
- a CDS encoding DNA polymerase I, which gives rise to MFIGTMDYREVWIVDFEFAAPAGERPAPICMVAWDIVSGRKIRLWQDDLEKLEAPPYPITGDCLMVAYYASAEIGCHLALGWAAPINILDLYVEFRCTTNGRETPRGRGLLGALAWFGLDSIAAVEKESMRQLALRGGPWTQAERDALLDYCESDVSALSQLFTRMLPLLDVPRALLRGRYMVAAAKMEDVGVPIDMSALATLRDNWTAIQAGLIDRIDRDYQVFEGQTFKSDRWASWLSRQKIPWPLLTSGALALDDDTFREMARVYPAVAPMRELRVSLSQMRLSDLTVGKDGRNRCLLSAFSSRTGRNQPSNSKFIFGPAVWLRGLIRPEPGHGLAYIDWAQQEFGIAAALSGDDAMIEAYCSGDPYLAFGKQAGAIPTDGTKQTHGSLREQFKACVLAVQYGMGAESLAARIAQPPVVARDLLQLHHKTYRRFWRWSDAAVDYAMLQSRISTAFGWTLHIGSESNSRSLRNFPMQANGAEMLRLACSYAIGCGIQICAPVHDAILIEAPLDTLQSAVEVAQKSMAGASAAVLGGFELRSEAKLIHFPDRYEDERGKRMWATVWEVVDEHSKVYPIV